A single Triticum dicoccoides isolate Atlit2015 ecotype Zavitan chromosome 2A, WEW_v2.0, whole genome shotgun sequence DNA region contains:
- the LOC119357059 gene encoding phytosulfokine receptor 2-like: MGGYYCLFPCLLVCFLLYTHGSHSLNQTCNSTDLEALLAFSSGLDRKGSRLVGWGPNDAACCSWTGVSCDLGRVVGLNLSNKNLHGGISSAITLLDGLVTLNLSRNSLRGQPPEDIVRLARMRILDLSMNVFSGAFPTSEHGFPAIEVVNVSFNQFKGPHPVFPVAMNMTILDISNNAFSGGINTTALCVAPVKALRFSGNEFTGEIRAGFGLCKMLTELSIDGSGVTGKLPRDLYTISELRRLSLRENQLSGSLSEDLGNFSQLMHMDLSYNMFSGVIPNVFGGLRRLEFLNLATNLLTGTLPASLSSCPMLRVINLRNNSLSGKIAIDFSILPRLNVLDAGSNKLSGPIPRDLMWCTKLRILSLGRNLLDGEIPESFKNLRSLSHLSLSSNGLTNLSSALLVLQHLPQLTTLVLTTNSYDGETLPMDGISGFKSMQVLVLANCALSGNIPPWLQRLESLRVLDLSWNKLNGKIPLWLGNLNNLFYVDLSKNLFSGELPESFTQMKSLSSSNSSSSEHASIEDLPLFMRKNLSSKGLQYNHVSSFPPSLILSNNLLAGPVSPGFGYLVKLHVLDLSRNNFSGRIPDELSNMSSLEVLNLAHNDLNEFIPSSLTKLTFLSKFDVSYNNLTGDIPTGGQFSTFTKESFVGNAALCLGRNGPCFGKATFGGTESDGTDTVSIMPAMTYITAEAGFAFGLLTVCNILFFARAWRAAYFLAVDRFFDMLYVIIMVKMNKLRRKWEDKEHP; the protein is encoded by the coding sequence ATGGGGGGCTACTACTGCTTGTTCCCCTGCTTGCTCGTCTGCTTTCTGCTCTACACACATGGCAGTCACTCCCTGAACCAAACATGCAATTCCACTGACCTGGAGGCGCTTCTCGCTTTTTCCAGTGGCTTGGATAGGAAAGGTAGCAGGCTTGTTGGATGGGGTCCCAATGATGCAGCGTGCTGTTCCTGGACCGGCGTCTCTTGTGATCTTGGGAGGGTTGTTGGGTTGAATCTCTCCAACAAGAACCTTCATGGCGGCATCTCATCCGCGATCACCTTGCTTGATGGCCTTGTGACTCTTAACCTCTCCCGCAACTCTCTCCGTGGCCAGCCACCAGAGGATATAGTCCGGTTAGCAAGGATGCGGATTCTCGACCTCAGCATGAACGTGTTCTCCGGCGCGTTCCCGACGAGTGAACATGGCTTCCCGGCAATTGAGGTGGTGAATGTGTCCTTCAACCAATTCAAGGGACCGCATCCTGTGTTCCCTGTCGCGATGAACATGACTATTCTTGATATCTCGAACAATGCCTTCTCTGGTGGCATCAACACCACCGCACTCTGTGTTGCGCCGGTCAAGGCCTTGCGGTTTTCTGGGAATGAGTTCACCGGTGAGatccgcgccgggttcggcctgtgcaAGATGCTTACTGAGCTCTCCATTGATGGCAGTGGCGTTACTGGGAAACTCCCCAGGGACCTTTACACAATATCAGAGTTGAGGAGGCTGAGCTTACGGGAAAATCAGCTCTCTGGTAGTCTCAGCGAGGACCTGGGTAACTTCTCTCAGCTTATGCATATGGACCTGTCATATAACATGTTCAGTGGCGTCATCCCCAATGTGTTTGGCGGTTTGAGGAGGCTGGAGTTCTTAAACTTGGCAACAAATTTGTTGACTGGCACATTGCCCGCTTCCCTGTCGAGCTGCCCAATGTTGCGAGTGATCAACCTGAGGAACAACTCACTGTCGGGCAAGATTGCCATTGACTTCAGTATACTACCAAGGCTGAACGTTTTGGATGCAGGGAGCAACAAGCTAAGTGGTCCTATACCTCGAGATCTCATGTGGTGCACTAAGTTGAGGATACTGAGCCTTGGAAGGAACCTGCTTGATGGGGAGATACCAGAGAGCTTTAAGAATTTGCGATCCTTGTCACACCTCTCGCTTTCTAGTAATGGCCTCACCAACCTCTCATCGGCATTGCTGGTCTTGCAGCACCTGCCCCAACTGACGACTTTGGTGCTCACCACAAACTCGTATGATGGTGAGACCCTGCCAATGGATGGCATCAGTGGGTTCAAGAGCATGCAGGTGCTTGTTTTGGCAAACTGTGCGCTCTCCGGCAACATCCCGCCTTGGCTGCAAAGATTGGAGAGCCTCAGAGTGCTGGACCTTTCATGGAACAAGTTGAACGGAAAGATCCCGCTATGGTTGGGCAATCTGAATAATCTCTTCTACGTCGACCTGTCAAAGAACTTGTTCAGTGGGGAGCTTCCTGAGAGCTTTACACAGATGAAGAGTTTAAGCTCGAGTAATAGTAGTTCAAGTGAGCATGCATCAATAGAGGACTTGCCATTATTCATGAGGAAGAACTTATCTAGCAAGGGTTTGCAATACAACCATGTCAGCAGCTTCCCGCCATCGCTGATCCTCTCCAATAATTTGCTTGCTGGGCCAGTCTCACCAGGCTTTGGCTATCTTGTGAAGCTTCATGTGTTGGATTTGAGCCGCAACAACTTTTCAGGGCGAATTCCTGATGAGTTGTCAAATATGTCGAGCTTGGAAGTCTTGAATTTAGCCCACAATGATCTCAATGAGTTCATACCGTCGTCTCTAACAAAGCTGACATTTCTCTCCAAATTTGATGTCTCCTACAACAACCTCACTGGAGATATCCCAACAGGGGGCCAATTTTCCACATTCACAAAGGAGAGTTTCGTGGGCAATGCTGCACTATGCCTTGGTCGGAATGGCCCCTGCTTCGGAAAGGCTACTTTTGGAGGAACAGAAAGTGATGGCACTGATACCGTATCCATAATGCCCGCAATGACATACATCACCGCAGAAGCGGGATTCGCTTTCGGGCTTTTGACCGTCTGTAACATACTGTTTTTCGCAAGGGCTTGGAGGGCCGCGTATTTTCTGGCTGTTGATAGGTTCTTTGATATGCTCTATGTCATAATAATGGTGAAGATGAACAAGCTCAGAAGAAAATGGGAAGATAAAGAGCATCCTTAG
- the LOC119357061 gene encoding phytosulfokine receptor 1-like, with protein MGGYYCLFPCLLVCFLLDTLGSHSLNQTCNPTDLEALLSFSSSLDRKGSRLVGWGPNDTACCSWTGVSCDLGRVVGLDLSNKSLHGGISSAISLLDGLVTLNLSGNSLHGQPPVGLGRLARMRILDLSMNMLSGAFPTSEHGFPAIEVVNVSFNQFKGPHPVFPGAMNLTVLDISSNAFSGGINTMVLCVAPVKALRFSRNKFTGQVLTGFGQCKMLTELSIDGSGLTGNLPSDLYTISELRRLSLRDNLLSGNLGENLGNFSQLIHIDLSYNMFRGIIPDMFGGLRRLEFLNLGSNLLTGTLPASLSSCPMLRVINLRNNSLSGKITIDFRLLPRLIVLDAGANMLSGPIPPDLMWCTELRTLNLGKNMLDGDITESFKNLRSLSHLSLDRNGFTNLSSALRVLQHLPKLTTLVLTKNFHGGETLPMDGINGFKSMQVFVLANCALSGMIPPWLKSMESLRALDLSWNKLNGKIPLWLGNLNDLFYVDLSNNLFSGELPESFTQMKGLISSNSSSEHASMEDFPLFIKKNSCNKGLQYNHVSSFPPSLILSNNLLVGPALWGLGNLVKLHVLDLGWNNLSGSIPDELSTISSLEELNLTHNGLSGSIPESLAKLTFLSTFDVSYNNLTGLIPAGGQFSTFTNENFVGNAGLCLRWNGPCFGKAPFEEGSDGTDTISAMLTMTYITVEVGFAFGLLTVCNILFFARAWRAAYFLAVDRFFDKLYVMTMVKVNKLTRIWEDKDHL; from the coding sequence ATGGGAGGCTACTACTGCTTGTTTCCCTGCTTGCTCGTCTGCTTTCTGCTCGACACACTTGGCAGCCACTCCCTGAATCAGACATGCAATCCCACTGATCTGGAGGCGCTTCTCTCCTTTTCCAGCAGCTTGGATAGGAAGGGCAGCAGGCTTGTCGGGTGGGGTCCCAACGACACAGCGTGCTGTTCTTGGACCGGCGTCTCTTGTGATCTTGGGAGGGTTGTTGGGTTGGATCTCTCCAACAAGAGCCTTCATGGCGGCATCTCCTCAGCAATCAGCTTGCTTGATGGCCTTGTGACTCTAAACCTCTCTGGCAACTCTCTCCATGGTCAGCCACCGGTTGGGCTTGGCCGGTTAGCAAGGATGCGGATTCTCGACCTCAGCATGAACATGCTCTCCGGCGCGTTCCCGACGAGTGAACACGGCTTCCCAGCGATTGAGGTTGTGAATGTCTCCTTCAACCAATTCAAGGGACCACATCCTGTGTTCCCTGGCGCAATGAACCTGACGGTTCTTGATATCTCGAGCAATGCCTTTTCTGGTGGCATCAACACCATGGTCCTCTGTGTTGCGCCGGTCAAGGCCCTGCGATTTTCCAGGAATAAGTTCACCGGTCAGGTCCTCACCGGCTTCGGCCAGTGCAAGATGCTTACTGAGCTCTCTATTGACGGCAGTGGCCTTACCGGAAACCTCCCCAGCGACCTTTACACTATATCAGAGTTGAGGAGGCTGAGCTTACGAGATAACCTGCTCTCTGGTAATCTCGGCGAGAACCTGGGTAACTTCTCTCAGCTTATCCATATTGACCTGTCATATAACATGTTCCGTGGCATCATCCCTGACATGTTTGGAGGTTTGAGGAGGCTGGAGTTCTTAAACTTGGGCTCAAATTTGTTAACTGGCACATTGCCTGCTTCCCTGTCGAGCTGCCCAATGCTGCGAGTGATCAACCTAAGGAACAACTCGCTGTCGGGCAAGATTACCATTGACTTCCGTTTATTACCAAGGCTGATCGTTTTGGATGCAGGGGCCAACATGCTGAGTGGTCCTATACCTCCAGATCTCATGTGGTGCACTGAGTTGAGGACACTGAACCTTGGAAAGAACATGCTTGATGGGGACATAACAGAGAGCTTTAAGAATTTGCGATCCCTGTCGCACCTTTCGCTTGATCGTAATGGCTTCACCAACTTGTCATCCGCATTACGAGTCTTGCAGCACCTGCCCAAACTGACAACTTTGGTGCTCACCAAGAACTTCCATGGTGGTGAGACCCTGCCTATGGATGGCATCAATGGGTTTAAGAGCATGCAGGTGTTTGTTTTGGCAAACTGTGCGCTCTCCGGCATGATTCCGCCTTGGCTGAAAAGTATGGAGAGCCTCAGAGCGCTGGACCTTTCATGGAATAAGTTGAATGGAAAGATCCCACTATGGTTGGGCAATCTCAATGATCTCTTCTACGTCGACCTGTCAAACAATTTGTTCAGTGGGGAGCTGCCTGAGAGCTTTACACAGATGAAGGGTTTAATTTCAAGTAATAGTTCGAGTGAGCATGCATCAATGGAGGATTTCCCATTATTTATCAAGAAGAATTCATGTAATAAAGGTTTGCAGTACAACCATGTCAGCAGCTTCCCGCCGTCGCTGATCCTGTCCAATAACTTGCTTGTTGGGCCAGCCTTGTGGGGCCTTGGCAATCTTGTGAAGCTTCATGTGTTGGACTTGGGCTGGAATAACTTATCGGGGTCAATTCCTGATGAGTTGTCAACCATTTCAAGCTTGGAAGAGCTAAATTTAACCCACAATGGCCTCAGTGGGAGCATACCAGAATCTCTAGCAAAGTTGACATTTCTCTCCACGTTTGATGTCTCGTACAACAACCTGACTGGACTAATCCCAGCAGGGGGTCAATTTTCCACATTCACAAATGAGAATTTCGTGGGCAATGCTGGACTATGCCTTCGTTGGAATGGCCCCTGCTTTGGAAAGGCTCCATTTGAAGAAGGAAGTGATGGCACCGATACCATATCCGCAATGCTCACGATGACATACATCACTGTGGAAGTGGGATTCGCTTTCGGGCTTTTGACTGTCTGTAACATACTGTTCTTCGCAAGGGCTTGGAGGGCCGCATATTTTCTGGCGGTCGACAGGTTCTTTGATAAGCTCTATGTAATGACAATGGTGAAGGTGAACAAGCTCACAAGAATTTGGGAGGATaaagatcatctttag
- the LOC119358366 gene encoding peroxisome biogenesis protein 22-like, which translates to MPGLAAAEQDAVSLFGAVAGFAIAVVFAWKFLRSSSTPRPRRPAAPKRPSAAGSAAPAPDGPAEPAGDSGTLTTRQIVARRLGGCRRVTCQLVGIVFEEKTPEELQNHATVKPSVVELLLEISKYCDFYLMETVLDDKSEENALMALEKAGLFNTGGLMKEKVLFCSSEVGRTSFVRQLESDFHIDASLEIISQLSRFIRCQLFVSSMEGGQLAANVFNSPSLEQFFS; encoded by the exons ATGCCGGGCCTCGCCGCCGCCGAGCAGGACGCCGTCTCGCTG TTCGGCGCCGTCGCGGgcttcgccatcgccgtcgtcttcgctTGGAAGTTCCtgcgctcctcctcgacgcccaggCCCCGCCGGCCCGCCGCCCCCAAGCGGCCCTCGGCCGCCGGCTCGGCCGCGCCTGCCCCCGACGGCCCGGCCGAGCCCGCCGGCGACTCTGGGACG CTGACGACGCGGCAGATCGTGGCAAGGCGGCTCGGCGGCTGCAGAAGG GTCACTTGCCAACTAGTCGGTATTGTATTTGAGGAGAAAACTCCCGAGGAGCTTCAG AACCATGCCACCGTTAAGCCCTCAGTGGTGGAACTACTACTGGAAATATCCAAATActgtgatttttatttgatggaaaCTGTACTTGATGATAAGAGTGAG GAGAATGCTCTTATGGCCCTGGAGAAAGCCGGGCTTTTCAATACTGGTGGCTTGATGAAAGAAAAG GTACTCTTTTGCAGCAGTGAAGTAGGCCGAACTTCGTTTGTTCGACAGTTGGAGTCAGATTTCCACATCGACGCAAGCCTTGAGATAATTTCCCAACTATCT CGGTTCATTCGGTGCCAGCTGTTTGTTTCCTCCATGGAAGGAGGGCAGCTCGCAGCCAATGTATTTAACTCCCCGAGCCTGGAGCAGTTCTTCTCTTGA
- the LOC119357062 gene encoding uncharacterized protein At2g24330-like has protein sequence MADGDSAAAYASPRSPLPPETPSTQKRTQRGLVSRVWKGIFGRREDVEKLLQALSKEEEALRSRLHRRARASRSSAHNVLALASALEIAAVGYAIMTTRSPDIPWQMRAARVLPMFLVPALAALIYSAITSITKILDNRDQHTLEKLRAERQAKIDELKERTNYYTTQQLIQRYDLDPAAKAAAASVLASKLGADSGLRVFLGDELNMDGSKSNDQHGQASGMRQRKPAHSGHVSGPTHASEPSDGSSIYAGNESPTANRTVEHFRGHAGNDGGWLARVAALLVGEDPTQCFALICGNCHMHNGLARKEDFAFVTYYCPHCNALNGSRQQEDGEMVTPTDRSFGNSIQASASLADSGVSSPVGRSLPTVEELPAESSGASNLTIAEQPRAESSSATNNLRPTVEVQPADQLAS, from the exons ATGGCGGACGGGGACTCGGCGGCGGCCTACGCGTCGCCGCGGTCGCCGCTGCCCCCGGAGACGCCGTCCACGCAGAAGCGGACGCAGCGCGGCCTCGTCTCGCGGGTGTGGAAGGGCATCTTCGGCCGCCGCGAGGACGTCGAGAAGCTGCTGCAGGCGCTCtccaaggaggaggaggccctcCGCTCCCGGCTCCACCGCCGCGCCCGCGCCTCCCGCAGCTCCGCCCACAACGTCCTCGCCCTCGCATCCGCGCTCGAG ATTGCGGCTGTTGGATATGCGATTATGACTACCAGATCCCCGGACATCCCCTGGCAGATGAGGGCAGCCCGGGTGCTGCCCATGTTCTTGGTTCCTGCTTTAGCTGCTCTCATCTACTCAGCTATCACAAGCATTACGAAAATAC TTGATAATAGAGACCAACATACTCTTGAAAAGCTCCGTGCTGAAAGACAGGCCAAGATTGACGAGTTGAAGGAGAGAACAAATTACTACACTACCCAGCAACTTATACAG AGATATGATCTTGACCCTGCTGCAAAGGCGGCTGCAGCAAGTGTTTTGGCATCTAAGCTGGGTGCGGATTCTGGATTGAGAGTCTTTTTGGGAGATGAGTTGAACATGGATGGAAGTAAAAGTAATGATCAGCACGGACAGGCTTCTGGTATGAGGCAAAGAAAACCAGCCCACTCAGGCCATGTCTCTGGACCGACCCATGCCTCTGAGCCATCAGACGGCTCGAGTATATATGCTGGTAACGAAAGCCCCACTGCAAATCGGACTGTTGAGCACTTTAGAGGCCATGCTGGCAATGATGGCGGATGGCTCGCACGGGTGGCCGCTCTGCTTGTAGGGGAGGATCCAACACAATGCTTTGCGCTAATATGTGGCAATTGCCATATGCATAACG GTCTTGCGAGGAAAGAGGACTTTGCGTTCGTTACATACTACTGTCCTCACTGCAATGCTCTCAACGGATCGCGGCAACAGGAGGACGGTGAAATGGTGACTCCTACCGATCGCTCCTTTGGTAACAGCATCCAAGCCAGCGCCAGCCTTGCGGACTCAGGCGTCAGCAGTCCTGTTGGGAGGAGCTTGCCGACCGTTGAAGAACTGCCTGCAGAAAGTTCTGGTGCGAGTAACTTAACGATTGCTGAACAGCCTCGAGCAGAGAGTTCTTCTGCCACAAATAACTTACGACCAACTGTTGAAGTTCAACCCGCCGATCAGCTTGCCAGCTGA
- the LOC119357063 gene encoding uncharacterized protein LOC119357063 isoform X3, translated as MAADSSMGFHQGITAAASVYNHHHHHHHHNNNSMLSFQSSSSDVTMGGAGMGLVSMSGGPSSTAGLYHSSPNNHSSSNSNNNGGVFGNVPVVVQSRSSPGGASRGAGGTTASKYKFVTGSPSEWSDRELNILNEGLTRYAREPNIMRYIKIAAMLPNRTIRDVALRCWWAAGKDRRKKPEGFFTGKKMRDMKPMQDKMFASAPMSNFHMGPTNNLTPFSISMENPNQQCQVPKEAAPVVDSATQQLLEENNQLLNQIAANIETFKTGENMDLFLRTNNNIKTILSRMSETPGIMGQMPPLQELAHEDKLNSLLQVDRMVQSYSAAHTSHMKEEPRS; from the exons ATGGCCGCTGACTCCAGCATGGGGTTCCACCAGGGgatcaccgccgccgcctcggtctacaaccaccatcaccaccaccaccaccacaacaaCAACAGCATGCTCTCCTTCCAGTCGTCCAGCAGCGACGTCACCATGGGTGGCGCCGGGATGGGGCTCGTGAGCATGAGCGGCGGGCCGAGCAGCACCGCAGGCCTGTACCACTCTTCTCCAAACAaccacagcagcagcaacagcaacaacaacggcGGTGTGTTCGGCAACGTGCCGGTGGTTGTCCAGTCAAGGAGCTCGCCGGGGGGCGCGTCCCGTGGCGCCGGCGGCACCACCGCGtccaagtacaagttcgtcaccggCTCGCCTTCTGAGTGGAGTGACCGCGAGCTGAATATACTCAACGAAGGGCTCACCAG ATATGCTCGTGAACCTAATATCATGAGGTACATCAAGATAGCGGCTATGCTGCCCAACAGAACCATCAGGGATGTTGCATTGCGATGCTGGTGGGCTGCA GGTAAAGATAGAAGGAAGAAACCAGAAGGTTTTTTTACAGGGAAAAAGATGAGAGATATGAAG CCAATGCAGGACAAAATGTTTGCATCTGCCCCGATGTCTAATTTTCACATGGGGCCTACCAACAACTTAACCCCTTTCTCAATATCGATGGAAAATCCAAACCAGCAGTGTCAAGTTCCCAAGGAAG CAGCTCCTGTTGTGGACAGTGCAACCCAGCAGCTCCTGGAGGAAAACAATCAATTGCTTAACCAGATTGCTGCAAATATTGAAACATTCAAG ACGGGGGAGAACATGGATCTCTTTCTTCGGACAAATAACAACATCAAAACAATTTTAAGCAG AATGAGCGAGACGCCTGGCATCATGGGTCAGATGCCTCCTCTGCAAGAATTAGCACATGAAGACAAGCTTAATTCACTTCTTCAAGTTGACAGAATG GTCCAATCTTACAGCGCAGCACACACCTCACATATGAAGGAAGAGCCTCGAAGCTAA
- the LOC119357063 gene encoding uncharacterized protein LOC119357063 isoform X1 yields the protein MRAKLWSVRIGRQEDSRRVRGRLDRGFQLAPPGAMAADSSMGFHQGITAAASVYNHHHHHHHHNNNSMLSFQSSSSDVTMGGAGMGLVSMSGGPSSTAGLYHSSPNNHSSSNSNNNGGVFGNVPVVVQSRSSPGGASRGAGGTTASKYKFVTGSPSEWSDRELNILNEGLTRYAREPNIMRYIKIAAMLPNRTIRDVALRCWWAAGKDRRKKPEGFFTGKKMRDMKPMQDKMFASAPMSNFHMGPTNNLTPFSISMENPNQQCQVPKEAAPVVDSATQQLLEENNQLLNQIAANIETFKTGENMDLFLRTNNNIKTILSRMSETPGIMGQMPPLQELAHEDKLNSLLQVDRMVQSYSAAHTSHMKEEPRS from the exons ATGCGAGCCAAGCTCTG GTCGGTCCGAATTGGGCGGCAGGAGGATTCGCGGCGCGTCCGTGGGCGCCTAGATCGGGGGTTCCAGCTGGCTCCCCCCGGCGCCATGGCCGCTGACTCCAGCATGGGGTTCCACCAGGGgatcaccgccgccgcctcggtctacaaccaccatcaccaccaccaccaccacaacaaCAACAGCATGCTCTCCTTCCAGTCGTCCAGCAGCGACGTCACCATGGGTGGCGCCGGGATGGGGCTCGTGAGCATGAGCGGCGGGCCGAGCAGCACCGCAGGCCTGTACCACTCTTCTCCAAACAaccacagcagcagcaacagcaacaacaacggcGGTGTGTTCGGCAACGTGCCGGTGGTTGTCCAGTCAAGGAGCTCGCCGGGGGGCGCGTCCCGTGGCGCCGGCGGCACCACCGCGtccaagtacaagttcgtcaccggCTCGCCTTCTGAGTGGAGTGACCGCGAGCTGAATATACTCAACGAAGGGCTCACCAG ATATGCTCGTGAACCTAATATCATGAGGTACATCAAGATAGCGGCTATGCTGCCCAACAGAACCATCAGGGATGTTGCATTGCGATGCTGGTGGGCTGCA GGTAAAGATAGAAGGAAGAAACCAGAAGGTTTTTTTACAGGGAAAAAGATGAGAGATATGAAG CCAATGCAGGACAAAATGTTTGCATCTGCCCCGATGTCTAATTTTCACATGGGGCCTACCAACAACTTAACCCCTTTCTCAATATCGATGGAAAATCCAAACCAGCAGTGTCAAGTTCCCAAGGAAG CAGCTCCTGTTGTGGACAGTGCAACCCAGCAGCTCCTGGAGGAAAACAATCAATTGCTTAACCAGATTGCTGCAAATATTGAAACATTCAAG ACGGGGGAGAACATGGATCTCTTTCTTCGGACAAATAACAACATCAAAACAATTTTAAGCAG AATGAGCGAGACGCCTGGCATCATGGGTCAGATGCCTCCTCTGCAAGAATTAGCACATGAAGACAAGCTTAATTCACTTCTTCAAGTTGACAGAATG GTCCAATCTTACAGCGCAGCACACACCTCACATATGAAGGAAGAGCCTCGAAGCTAA
- the LOC119357063 gene encoding uncharacterized protein LOC119357063 isoform X2 — protein MRAKLWSVRIGRQEDSRRVRGRLDRGFQLAPPGAMAADSSMGFHQGITAAASVYNHHHHHHHHNNNSMLSFQSSSSDVTMGGAGMGLVSMSGGPSSTAGLYHSSPNNHSSSNSNNNGGVFGNVPVVVQSRSSPGGASRGAGGTTASKYKFVTGSPSEWSDRELNILNEGLTRYAREPNIMRYIKIAAMLPNRTIRDVALRCWWAAGKDRRKKPEGFFTGKKMRDMKPMQDKMFASAPMSNFHMGPTNNLTPFSISMENPNQQCQVPKEAPVVDSATQQLLEENNQLLNQIAANIETFKTGENMDLFLRTNNNIKTILSRMSETPGIMGQMPPLQELAHEDKLNSLLQVDRMVQSYSAAHTSHMKEEPRS, from the exons ATGCGAGCCAAGCTCTG GTCGGTCCGAATTGGGCGGCAGGAGGATTCGCGGCGCGTCCGTGGGCGCCTAGATCGGGGGTTCCAGCTGGCTCCCCCCGGCGCCATGGCCGCTGACTCCAGCATGGGGTTCCACCAGGGgatcaccgccgccgcctcggtctacaaccaccatcaccaccaccaccaccacaacaaCAACAGCATGCTCTCCTTCCAGTCGTCCAGCAGCGACGTCACCATGGGTGGCGCCGGGATGGGGCTCGTGAGCATGAGCGGCGGGCCGAGCAGCACCGCAGGCCTGTACCACTCTTCTCCAAACAaccacagcagcagcaacagcaacaacaacggcGGTGTGTTCGGCAACGTGCCGGTGGTTGTCCAGTCAAGGAGCTCGCCGGGGGGCGCGTCCCGTGGCGCCGGCGGCACCACCGCGtccaagtacaagttcgtcaccggCTCGCCTTCTGAGTGGAGTGACCGCGAGCTGAATATACTCAACGAAGGGCTCACCAG ATATGCTCGTGAACCTAATATCATGAGGTACATCAAGATAGCGGCTATGCTGCCCAACAGAACCATCAGGGATGTTGCATTGCGATGCTGGTGGGCTGCA GGTAAAGATAGAAGGAAGAAACCAGAAGGTTTTTTTACAGGGAAAAAGATGAGAGATATGAAG CCAATGCAGGACAAAATGTTTGCATCTGCCCCGATGTCTAATTTTCACATGGGGCCTACCAACAACTTAACCCCTTTCTCAATATCGATGGAAAATCCAAACCAGCAGTGTCAAGTTCCCAAGGAAG CTCCTGTTGTGGACAGTGCAACCCAGCAGCTCCTGGAGGAAAACAATCAATTGCTTAACCAGATTGCTGCAAATATTGAAACATTCAAG ACGGGGGAGAACATGGATCTCTTTCTTCGGACAAATAACAACATCAAAACAATTTTAAGCAG AATGAGCGAGACGCCTGGCATCATGGGTCAGATGCCTCCTCTGCAAGAATTAGCACATGAAGACAAGCTTAATTCACTTCTTCAAGTTGACAGAATG GTCCAATCTTACAGCGCAGCACACACCTCACATATGAAGGAAGAGCCTCGAAGCTAA